TGCTGGGCGTACTGGGAGCAGGTATGATTAAACGTCTGTTCATTTGTGATAAGAATTTAGTGAATATAGACAATATTTTTTGATCCATTGTTCTTTTCTGTCCTGTAGGTTATGTGGCATACTTCATTGCAGCCTGTGTGTTGGATTTCCAGAGGGCCATCGCTCTTGTAGTCCTGACCAGTTTGGCTGTTGTTGCTCAATCATATGAACTCTTGAAGGAACACAAAGGAGAAAGCATCAGTCAGTGTTTCAGACCCGCAGTTAGATGCTTTAAATCCAACTTGAAATGGCTAAAATGGTGAGTGGATGTCTTTGTTTTCAGTTGATGATAATGAGCTACACATAATGGGACCTGTTAATGAGTGAAGGTGTGTTTTATCTTGTTTCCAGGGTTTTTATCTCAGCAGCCGTGGTCCTGCTGGTCCTGTGGCTCGTCTTAGATACAAGCCGGCGTCCCGAGCAGCTCATCTCGTTCGGGGGGGTGTGCATGTTCGTCGTGCTTGTGTTCCTCTTCTCAGCACACAGGACGGCGGTGAGTCAACCACTGAAGGATGAATGATCACTGTGGTGATAACTGTTTCGACACGGGCGTTATCGCTCAACTTATCTGGTCTGTTTTGCTGAGTCTTTGGATATCATTTGGCCTTGTGCTCCTATCATCTTAAGGTTTAGCAAAAGTGTTTCCTTGTGATAACGTAAGACTTTATGGAGACTCCCTGATACACTAACTACTTCCTTctttaaaaaattttttttaggtaacaTGGAGGCCTGTGTTTTGGGGTATGGGATTGCAGTTCTGTATCGGCCTCTTTGTAATAAGAACAGAGCCTGGAAACATAGCGTTCCAATGGCTGGGAAAGCAAGTGCAGGTAATATACTTGATTGTTTTCTTATCTAAAATACTGGAAATGAATCAATGAAAAGTGCATTCTATcaaaaataaaggaaaacacaTATATAGGGAAAACAATATGCTGTTTAGCAGGCGTCAAGCTTAGATTTTATATCAACAAATAGTAAGGCATGTTTGTGAATAATAGGATACacactgattattattattattacacaagCTCCAGTCGTCCTCCCCCCACAGACATCACTAATATTCACCATAAAACTCCCAAATCATTAGCAAACATAACATTAACAGGTATTTGTACCTTATAAATTCCTTCCAAATACCAtccattttatattaataacatccaaaatttacatttatattcatcATACGTGATCCTGAAGCTCTTGGTTTGCAAAAAACAGACTTTGCTTGTATGGCACACAGTGTTCCTTATCAATCAGGGCACAATAGTCTTTAACTGAGTGGATCGTACATGCTTATCTTTAGAGACACTTTATTATGTTGTTCACCCTTCATTCTTGGGTCATCCGAGAGTTGAGTTAGCAACATGTGGCCACAGGCATGTGGTCtgttaatcacttttgaatgcTTTTGTTCCATGACTTCCTATtgtaaaatatgaatgaatgagtagCCGCGTCATAAATGAATGGATTATGgaaataaataatcatttgaaataatataagtcgtgttttttttttgtcttatgaTAACAGATATTCCTTGACTACACCAAAGAAGGGTCACGTTTTGTTTTTGGAGATCTGATCAACGACATTTTTGCCTTTCAAGTAAGTGGATGACTTTGTGTTCTTTCTTAAGTTACTGAAATTGAACGTGTTAAACTTTAGTTTTGTGATTTCTTCCTCAGGCTTTGCCCATTGTTGTGTTCTTCAGCAGCGTGATGTCGATCCTTTACTATTTGGGGATCATGCAGTGGCTCATTCTGAAGGTAAAGAAAAGTTTAGAGTTGTACCTCACTGCAGCATACAGTAGCTTCCTGTAGCTGTATATTGCTTACGCCTGGTGTGTCTTACTATGATCAAGAGccatgtgtgtttgtccacGCAGATCTCATGGGTTATGCAGATAACGATGGGAACCTCTCCCACCGAGACCTTGAGTGTGGCAGGCAATATATTTGTTGGACAGGTACTCTGAAGCAAGGCTTGATGTCTTTGCAGCACTATCTTTGACACTAGTCTAACTACATTTTGCTTTGAAATTTCATGAATCTCTGTATTTTACTTTTAGGATTACATAACTGCAGTAGAAAAATCCTACAGTTACTCTGCTTGTTTACTTTTGCTCAGACTGAAGCTCCGCTGCTGATACGACCTTATTTGAACGACATGACCAAATCTGAGATCCATGCTGTTATGACTGGCGGATTTGCCACAATTGCAGGAAGTGTCATGGGGGCATTCATCTCATTTGGGGTGAGATGAAGCTGTTTTCATGCCATCATATAATACATACATtcaaataatgataatgaaaagAAATCTATATACAAAAAGATGAATTCAGATAAGATATTTGAAGATGATTAGTAAATGAATAACAAATTgtgtttgtaaaacaaaataaaagtttccAAAGCAAAGTTTAAGTTGCTGTAATGGTGTATATGTTGCTGATTATTGCAGCAACTCCACCACAGCGCCCTGAATTAAATGACATTTCCTCGTATTTTGCAGATTGATCCAGCAAACTTGATATCAGCCTCTGTAATGGCTGCTCCTTGTGCCTTGGCCATCTCCAAACTGTCTTTtccagagacagaagagagtCCCTTCAAGTCagataagaatattaaaatgGCTTGTGGGTGTGTATATCTGTCCCTTCATTTCTTCTCTTCCAGTTTCGCCATTTTTCTACTTTTGTgaattaaattactttttttgtttactcCCTAGAGATGAAGGGAACATCTTGGAGGCTGCTAGCAGCGGAGCATCTGCTTCAATAGGTCTCGTTGCTAACATTGCAGCTAATTTGATAGCCTTCCTCGCCATCCTCGACTTCATAAATAAAGCTTTGAGTTGGCTCGGCGGTATGGTGGGATATCCTTTGATCACATTTCAGGTACGTTTCAGCAAAAGACTGATAATTCGCTAGAACCTCCAGGGGGTTGCTTTATGCCTAAAACCACCAACGGTTAAAATGTACCCGCTATAAGAATACATTGATTTTCAAGGTACAAGTTAAAAGGCTAATGTATTTATCATTCTACAACACAGGGTTGTATAACTAAATATTATAGTTTAGGTACCCTAATGCATCTCACAACAGCAGTCACAATCAAGCCACATCGCTCAGTCCTGGAACCTCCTACCATCAGACTCTTCTTCTCTCAATGCATTGAATGAGTCTAATGCCTGAATCTCCTTTCTTTTGTCCATAGTGAAGGTTAGCCTATGACTTATGAGGCCGCTCTATTATGGCGCCTTCAAacgaaactcgtgagcttgtgttttcaacatgggaagtcgtttAAACGATATGCTTGGCTTCGAGTGGTTGTCGTGAgtacaccgctgctaagcaacggcaaaaCTAACGTTACTGTTGGCGTCTAGAAGACACAGAGGCTATCAGAGGAAATAGGCCTCTAAGGCAATTTatagtcaacaattaacctgcttggactgtgggaggagacCTGAGAAcctggaaaaaacacacactaacacggggagaacatgcaaacttcaCTCAGAAAGACatcaagccgggtttgaacctcttgttgtgaggcgacagtgctaaccactgcaccaccgtgcagccctaatgttgaatatgaatatgaataatgaataatgttgtgggattattccttatttcatgggctatttagGGATTTGTAAATTATTATGACATACTTGTACatagcattttcttttttaaaacgaagcattcaaatactgatttggaggtcgattaccatggcaacggtcgaaacTTCGAAGCATTCGAGTCAGCCCTAGATTCGAGGAtgcattttcttatttatgaAGATAATTTAACTAATTATtcagacacatttatttatttgtgcaaaTGTTTAACAGATTTTACTGCAAATTCAACAAGTGAGTCTAACAACATCCAAATCACCTCATGCCTCTCTGCGCTCACAGATAATTTGCTCTTACGTGTTCATGCCGGTGGCCTTTATGATGGGAGTCCCGTATGACGAGAGTTTCACTGTGGCTGAACTAATTGGCACAAAGCTCTTCCTCAATGAGTTTGTGGCCTATGAGAAACTATCTGTACTGAAGAACAACAGAATTGGTGGACTTGATGAAGTCGTTGGAGGCGTAAGACAATGGATATCTGTGAGTAAATGCTCTTAATTGGAGCGAGTGCGGGTGTGCTACAAGTATGAATTCATGAGCActgcacaaaataaaaaatggaaggGAAATGATTTTACACAACgcaaaataacatttttgtttATTCTTGTTTCAGGTGCGATCAGAAGTAATCACCACTTTTGCTCTTTGTGGGTTTGCCAACTTCAGCTCGCTGGGCATCATGATCGGAGGCCTGTGTGAGTATTTTACCATCCCATCGTCATGTTTTTGTCCTGCCGCAGGTTAACTCTCTCAGTAATGATTGTTTCCTCTATAGCCTCTATATGCCCGTCCAAGAGAGGCGTTGTCTCATCTCTGGTGTTGAGAGCTATGATCACTGGGACTTGTGTGTCTCTCATCAATGCTTGCGTTGCAGGTAAGAGCGTTTGAATTGAACTGGCGTTGTAGTTTGCCTGTCCGAATGTATGTCCAGTCCATTCTCATGagcgtgatatctcaggaacgcctggagggaatctCTTAAAATATGTTACAAACGTTCACTTGTACTCAAGGGTGATCTGATTAGAGtttgatggtcaaaggtcaaaggtcaaggtcactgtgacctcatatCTGTCCGATCCATTCTcgtgaatgtgatatctcaggaacaccttaagggaatttcttcaaatttggtacaaacgtccacttggactcaaggatgatcTGATTTCGGtatcgaggtcagaggtcaaaggtcacagtgaACTCACAAAACACGGTTTTGGCCATAACTTAAGGATTCATATGCTGAGTGATgcgatgacattttggacagacatggatgtaaagtgcaacttgactggttggtagaggcatacaactgcgaggtggtaattctagttccACTTTATTTCTCAGGGATCCTCTTCGTTCCTCCACTTGACTGCGTGGAGCTGTTCAAAACATCGGCTTTCAATGCCACAGACGGAAATATACAAACTTGCTGCCAAGACCTCTTTCAAAGGTAAGCATGTCCATTTTCATTACGGTGGATGAATTAGGGAAAACATCAGTGATAGATACATTTATAAATGTGCACTCAGGTAGCTGAGTATCTCTCTCTGATAATGGGGCTATTTATACTTACATATCAAATTATATTTCTTTTGCAGCACTGTAAACAATGGGACCATCTCATTTGAAGGATCGTGGAGCTCATTAGCAAATGTCACTGTGCTTTTCTCTAAGTGTTGTCAATGCTGTGGTCTCTCTGATGTGGCAGTTTGTAATtaggaacaaaaaaataatatcagtgtctgtttttatattgtagttCATTTACGTGTCTCTCCATGTTtgtatactgtaaaaaaaaaaaaatgtaaagtctaTATGCATATCTTTTAAAGATGAATGTATCTTTCATGTATTATattgtaaattaattcagaTATTGGCTTTTATTTAAAGCCAAGGATTAAAAGGACAAAAATATACCTCAGGAAATATTCAGGCATCAACAGTTtgatatatgtaaatatttcaaataaaaCTGAGTGGCTACATTAATTCAtaatattattgattattatacATGCAgtcatgaaaatgaaaatgtgatcTATGCTTGGACACAAATGTTTTacgtatttatttaaaaaaacaaacatttgctgACATGATGTGACACAACAAAGACGGCACACATTGTAAACACTCGTCTATTCTTCTTATtaactcattcattcactcactcacgcACACGTTTACAATTTTTCTTCACACTGCTTCAGATATTCAGTCCTTTGACTTTatgtacacataaacacaaaacagattGTTTGCATGACACCACACCTTAACATCCGCTGGTCAATATTTCAACCTCTTTTTCTATCAcaaacaatcatgcaattacaGTGATGTGAAGTAACGGCAGCTGAAATTTTACGAGCGGAAGACTTTGAAAACTCTCGTTGATCATTAACCAATAAGCCATTACAGGAATTCCTTCAGAATTCTTGTCAGTAGCTTTTTATTTGTAGAAGGCAAGTGACTCTTGTGGGAATTTAACCATGAATACCTGTGCAAACTCACGAGATAGCTGAATGCTTTTCCTTCTGATTCTTATTCTACACCGGCACAACTCACAGCTCTCTTGTTCAGCAAATCGTCAGTTTCTGCAAAACCTTCATTCAGGGAGCCTTACTTAGTGCCCAATAGGCTTCTGAAAATcttgaatctgctcttttggtTATTTTGTTCAGTGTGCTTTCATCCAACAATCCATAGGTCACATCAAAATTACTGTGTGGAACTCATTCTGCAGCTTTTCCTCATTGCCGGGAACACACTAGTGTATTTGCATGTCAATGAGTGCGGgcatgagagagaggaagaacgCACACAAGTGTTGCAGAGAGGTGCTAACCACGGTTTAACGTATAAGGAAAATAGCCGCAAATTTTTTGGCATTGTGTGACTAATTTCCTCTACACAATGAGCGTGAACATACCATAGTTAAAGAGTTTACTGGCAAGCCCCTCACTGCTCATTGCTTTGCACTCACCAGCATATATTCTGAAATACTACAAGAGGACTTATTAAAGACACGACAGACACGAAGTACTCAAAAACTACTAAAAAGTAATGCCAAAAACAAAAGTGCACACAAACATCTTTGACCTAAAAACGGTGTTGTAATTCTACAGCATGAGCTCAACTTTGCTGTTTAAAGGAAATGCTGCGTAGGCATTTCTAATGCAATCCAAATATAACGTCTCTAAAATTAACTTTTATGTCCGACACACATGCTGTACATCACAGATGAACATGCAGCGTCGAAGGTGGAACTCTGGCTGTGGTTTTTATTCTCCATAACTCTTCAACTCAAACCATGAAAATGTTGACGTCTCTTCATTAAAAGGAACAAAagctttaatgcaaatttaaaaGTGCGAAGCGCGGTGGATTTTTGCGCGATGAATCATGCTGTTTAATCATAAGCTTTTCAACTACAGGAAGTAGCCGGAGGATGGTTGTCTCAGACTGTAACTGTAATGGCGACTGAAAAATTCACAGTTTATGACAAGTCAGGTCAACAAACTATTCCCTTTTCTTTTAATCATACTCTTCAAGTCCTTGCTGGTTTTGGTAACTGGAAAGAAACAGGTAATACTAAACCATTACAAGCAATAAAATCTTGCTTGACACAGAAGAGGCGCTTCTTCCTACCTCGTTTCAAGAACTTCAACAGTTTCTGCAGGATTGGGTGTGGTGCCTGATTTATTGTCCTCTGTCTCCTGGATTTTTCTAGCCACCTTTGGGCTAGAATTAGCCTTTCTAGAGATCTGGGGGCTGTGTCCTTTCCGCTGCAGCTGTGGGCTGTTAGAGCCCAGCTTGCGGTTGAGCAGGGGGCTCCTGGAGCCCTTTATCTTGGTGGTCTGCTGCTCCATAGTCTTAAGAGGGCGCAGGCCAAGAAGTCCACAGTAGTAGTTGCACTGGTGGTGTGTCAGGAACTGCTCGAACACTTCAGGAGACCCTTTCTCTGTTAGTCCTTGGTATCTGAAATACAGGGGACACCTTTTTATTCCAGCTATTCTGatagaaaacaaacaataacattTGCATGTCCTGGTTTAGATACAAACCCTTTCGACTTGGTCACAACTCTGACGTTTGTAATCTTCGATTCCACACCTGCAATAATAAATCACAGAAGATTATTATCATTGACACAAATAGATAAATGATTGCGCTCGTTATAAACGTGTGTCTTACCCTCCAGGCGGGTGACCAGCAAATTGCCATGTGTCCACTGATGGATCCAGTGCTGGAAGGAGTTGCATTTCTGCTCCACCTCAGTATCGGTTCGTGTAATCAGCTTGCCTTTAGGATCCATCACACAGTACTGGAGGAAATCACCCTCGAGCTCAGTCTCCACTGTGGCGTATGGCACAGAGTTGGCAGGCCGGTACATCAGATACTGAGGAGTCACTCTGtgcacaacacaaacaaatagtGGGTTGATCACAAGCattttaaccctcatcctaccaacctatttaacataaaaggTCTACTGACTGACCCAGTGGGTCACTCGCGTTTGACACATATAAACCCTGAGAACCTCCATATCAccagacataaaaaaaattgtgaatatCCAGCCGGTCGttatactcgacccagtcgCATGCTCGATACCCAAACCAGTCAGTCATTCGCTCAAACCATTCAGTCGTTATACTCGACCCAGTCAGCCAATATACTTGAGCCAGTCGCTTGCCATACTCATCCCACCCGGTCACTCGCTATACTCGTCCCACCCAGTTGCTCGCTATACTCTAACCAGTTGCTCGCTATACTCGACCCACCTGGTCGCTCGCTATACTCCACCCAGTCGCTCACTATTCCCGACCCACCAGGTCACTCACTATACTCGACCTAGTTGCTCGCTACACTCGACCCGGTCGCTTGCTATACTCGACCCACCCAGTCGCTtgctatactcgacccagtcggCCGATATACTCTACCCAGTTAGCTGCTATACtcaagtaattaaaaaaacaaattaaacagaaacagaaaacaaaaaggtGATAAAAGTAGACCTCTGGGGTCTGCGGGGACCCCAGTCAGTAGGATCAGGGTTAATAGGAATCACTTATCAGAGCTACTGTATAATAAGCGTGATACTTACTCTAGTGAAAAGCCAAAGTTCTCAATGACTCTTGCTTCAGCAGCAAAGATTTTACAATATTCTCGAATCATGTTTTGGACTTTGCATTCCTGCCAACACAAAGAATTTAATGAAGCAGACTTATATCCTGCAATCATGATAACAAAGAGTTTATTGGGATCAATTGTAGACAATAAATCCACCACTCACCTGCTTAGTTATCTGTAGATTTCTCTCTGGGAGGTTGTTGTCCTGCGTGGTCCCGTAGGCGATGGGGCTTTGGACTTTGATGATGCAGGCTTTCCCAGAATCAAAAACGGGATCCAGGCCGTAAATGACCTTCACTCTGCTGGCTTTGTGAGCGCAGCCCTCCCCGACCTGCACCGTCTCTGTCATGATGCGGCCAAAGTACTTTTCACCCCAGCTGCCACAGTCGGCCAGGCCTCTGCTGAACAGCATTGGGGTCATCTCGATCTCCTCGCCAACTGAAGGAAAACAGAAACACGTTTTTACAATGAGCAATCAtttacagaattttttttaaaaaggttgaTATGTTACTGAAAAAAATTTACCTTCCAAATCATCTTTTAGTAGTATCTCAGACAgaactgtgaaataaaaaacaggaCTCATAAAAGCATTATTTACATATTATAATTTAGATTTCACACTTGATTTCTCAAGGAATACTGTATCTTACTGTCTACGCTGAGCAGGAAGTCAGTGGTGTCACTCCCATATTCATTATTGATTGAACAGCCATATACTCCACAGTCATTGCTGGATGCTAGAACAACAGCCAGTGCTACTTGGCTTTCATCTCCTCCACTTGAGggcaaaaaaaggggaaaaacacaTAATCATGAAACACGTCAAGTTGTACCTGATGTCAAAGATTCAACAACAACCCACAAGGTGTCACTGTGAGACAGATGGCCACGCTGTGTAGCAGCAGTCTGCTGACACAGCAGCCAATAGCACATATATAGACTTTTAATGCCCCCTGGAGATGGGAAAAATATTGTGTCAGGTTACAGTTTTCTGTGTCTAGCCAGAGATTCACCTCTCTGTGTCACAGCTGTGGGTCTCACAGTCACATGAGCTGGACGTCTCTGCAGTGAGAATATGAGAATGACAGGAGGCCGCGGGATGCACGCTGAGGCCCAAATAAATCCTGCTCATCCTTGTTGCATTATTGTTTCAGATTTGGAACTTGTCCATTTTTAACCATGTCATGTCGGCTGGAAATCCTCAAAACAATAGCAGCGGAAGAAAAGATGACAAGTAATGCAAACAAATTGAACAccatgtgacatcactgttgatTTTGTAAGACAAGAAGGGGATTTACCTTCTCTTCACCTCCAGtatttcctcctcatctctgTACCACTTGATGGTTGAGTCACTGAGCACATTGAAGAACATGCACCACAGTTTCAGGTGTCCGGAGGCGTCTGGGAACGGCTCTCCCCGGATCTTACGGATGACCTGTGGAGCTGGTGGTGCATGAGAGAGGGGGTGCCCAACAAGGGGccaaatgtaaatatatactgtactgtactgtactggaGAGTAGGGACTTTCTAATGTCTCCATTTCCTCACACACCGGTGTCATGTGTTGACAAGTATTTCACAGGACCATTTGTGTTATGATATTTTGTGAAAACTACATGAAAAGGTCAGACATGTTACACTGTAGGCTGGcatttaaggggagacacccgaggtgaatagggtaacatttaaaaaaaacaccatgaaacttcccaaGTATATTTTTTGCAATAAGGCAATTATTTGTGgtatgaaatgttatgtttaaatatgcaaatgaggcattatcttatcatatgtgctaattttcatAAATTTCCAGAACAACAAAAATCTTGGATAAAGCTAGCTtcaaaattattgtttcattttgttgacattttagagtcaaaggtttctAAAGAGGGAACAAAATGCTGTCAGcagccataaaaaaacattttttgccatgtttttaggaataagatgttgtataaatcaggctatgaatgatatatgaacaaccccctcagtaaaaaccttcagaatatataTAGGAAAGAAACTGGAAAGTctggtgtatgtaagtgctgctgaagtggagatttctggatCATTTTGAGGAAACGGcttttaaagatatggattgtaaagtTCCATACATTTTCCAAGATACTACGGGTgagtttggtaaaaaaaatatttactaatgaccatgaaacttcctcagttgattacttacattaagaaaaatagattttgtattacaagttttctgaaatattatgtttaaatatgcaaatgaggcattatctaatgctaacttttgaatttaggagaaatctacagatgaaaatagacaaagtagtaaaataaacacctagaTGTGTactttggatgttttctttccactagtctgaaagaagacatgttatggaagcaaaatagcccaaagtctcaaaattgaccagtgcatgaaaaacaaggtttttgcctggggtgtctcccttTTACTACGAATCACTTGTTATTCTACATAACCTGAGTGTTTTGCcatattgtacatacattttCTGGTTGATATTAATTAAAATGACTAGATCAATATCATATTGTGCCAACAAGTAGATACAGCTCTTATTGGGAGGTGTGATTCTTTACCTTTCAAAGGGTCCAGCTTCTTTTCAGCTGGTTTCTCCTCTTGTTTAGTGCTGACTGGCTCTTCTGTGGGAGTCGCCTCCACGACCTTTGGCACCTCCAAGGTGGCCTTTCTACGGCTCAGCAGTGGAGAGCGCCTCTCCATTGGTGGGGTGTTTTGTGCCGTGGGAGCTTGCAGTAACGCTGCTCTGCGAGCCTGGCTGGGTGACATGTAGGGTGTCTCCTTCTTGACTTGAGCATCCAGCGCAACGACCACCgctccttctccctcttcttTAGCTTTTGTGATGAAGATTTTGCGGCGAGCTCCCGAGGCCAACTCCTCAGGCGTGGCGGAGCGTATGAGTGACAGACTGTCTCTGCGTTTCAGTCGGGGACTGCTCTCACAGGAGAGGGATGTTGGTGTCGAGCCTCCGCTTAGATCTTCGTCTGCTTTGTCATTCTGACGGTCACCCACGGTGACTGTGTCTGAGTCTGGAGCAGCTTTGGACATGAATTTGCGGAGACTGGCTGGACTCAGTGATGGATGTGCTGGAGGTTTAGAGCAGAGTCTGTCAACAGATGATCTGTTTCTTTCCTCAACAGACACAGACGTCTCTATTTTGGCCTCTTTAAGGGGTTTTGTCTTCAAGACATCATTGACAATGTTGTCTTCAGTTGTTTTACTGAATGATGGCACATTGTCAGCAACCTTTGGTGATAGAGCTTCATAAAGCATGGAGgaagtgttttcttttaaacTCTTTTCTGCCATTTCTTCTAGGTTCTGGTTTCTACTTTGAGTTTTTACAGACG
The nucleotide sequence above comes from Sebastes fasciatus isolate fSebFas1 chromosome 4, fSebFas1.pri, whole genome shotgun sequence. Encoded proteins:
- the slc28a1 gene encoding sodium/nucleoside cotransporter 1, yielding MGRLCFPAVSLTAQHLTAGFRRTHNENGVDNQAFEIAEDNITDTSSVKAVKGQTKKTKKGLGSYLSQVSKPINATEDYLKTHSQTFKYVVLGVLGAGYVAYFIAACVLDFQRAIALVVLTSLAVVAQSYELLKEHKGESISQCFRPAVRCFKSNLKWLKWVFISAAVVLLVLWLVLDTSRRPEQLISFGGVCMFVVLVFLFSAHRTAVTWRPVFWGMGLQFCIGLFVIRTEPGNIAFQWLGKQVQIFLDYTKEGSRFVFGDLINDIFAFQALPIVVFFSSVMSILYYLGIMQWLILKISWVMQITMGTSPTETLSVAGNIFVGQTEAPLLIRPYLNDMTKSEIHAVMTGGFATIAGSVMGAFISFGIDPANLISASVMAAPCALAISKLSFPETEESPFKSDKNIKMACGDEGNILEAASSGASASIGLVANIAANLIAFLAILDFINKALSWLGGMVGYPLITFQIICSYVFMPVAFMMGVPYDESFTVAELIGTKLFLNEFVAYEKLSVLKNNRIGGLDEVVGGVRQWISVRSEVITTFALCGFANFSSLGIMIGGLSSICPSKRGVVSSLVLRAMITGTCVSLINACVAGILFVPPLDCVELFKTSAFNATDGNIQTCCQDLFQSTVNNGTISFEGSWSSLANVTVLFSKCCQCCGLSDVAVCN